One genomic segment of Arachis duranensis cultivar V14167 chromosome 4, aradu.V14167.gnm2.J7QH, whole genome shotgun sequence includes these proteins:
- the LOC107483477 gene encoding protein FAR1-RELATED SEQUENCE 5-like, translated as MMYVMFDRQKVKWMVSKLELKHTHPCFAKQSVHYHEYREPTMHAKCVIEDNDEVDILPNKMYLALANKVGGSSNMSYSKKDVRNYITSNLRCADENANVKELLSYFLRMKDINPNLFYAVDVNAANKFRSTLWVDAKCRLSYKYYGDVASFDTIYSRNKYVCVCVSIERHRLPFISFVRVNHHEKSTMLGCALLGNEKIRSFEWVFTQRLKCMRTAPQAIITD; from the exons ATGATGTACGTGATGTTTGATAGACAGAAGGTTAAATGGATGGTGTCGAAATTAGAATTGAAGCATACCCACCCGTGTTTTGCTAAGCAATCTGTCCATTACCACGAATACAGAGAACCGaccatgcatgctaagtgtGTGATTGAGGACAACGATGAAGTTGACATACTGCCCAACAAGATGTACCTCGCACTGGCAAACAAGGTTGGTGGGTCGTCGAATATGAGTTACTCAAAAAAGGATGTGAGAAATTACATTACAAGTAATCTGCGTTGTGCTGACGAAAACGCTAATGTTAAGGAATTGTTGAGCTATTTCTTGCGAATGAAAGATATCAACCCAAATTTATTTTATGCAGTAGATGTCAACGCAGCTAACAAGTTTAGGAGTACGCTCTGGGTAGATGCAAAGTGTAGGCTATCCTACAAATATTATGGAGACGTGGCGTCGTTTGATACAATATATAGTAGAAACAAATATGTGTGTGTTTGTGTATCTATTGAAAG GCATAGACTACCATTTATATCTTTTGTTCGTGTCAACCATCACGAGAAGTCCACTATGCTTGGATGTGCTTTGCTGGGGAATGAGAAAATACGTAGCTTTGAGTGGGTCTTTACGCAACGGCTGAAGTGCATGAGAACTGCTCCACAGGCCATCATCACGGACTAG